Within Limisalsivibrio acetivorans, the genomic segment CAGGGAGGCATCAACGGAGATAAGATCGAGCTTGTCTTCTATGATACCCAGGGGATGGAAAACCGTACGCTCAACTACTTCAAACGTCTCGTAACAAAAGACAAGGTATCTGCGATAATAGGACCCACCAGAACAGGCTCCACCCTTGTGATAAAGGATATGGCCGAAAGATACAAGGTTCCGCTCATATCCTGTGCCGCAAGCCGTAAGATAGTTGAGCCTGTTTCTAAGTATGTCTATAAGACACCCCAGTCAGATATCCAGGTCGCTGAGAAGCTCTACGAGTATCTGGTGTCCAAAAATAAGACAAAAATCGCCATCATCACTGCCCAGAGCGGATACGGCGAAACAGGCAAGCAGGCTCTCATTGATATAGCAGAGGAATACCCCGTCGATATAATAATCCAGGAAAAATTCAACGATACCGACAAGGATATGACTGCTCAACTCGCTAAGATAAAAGAAGCAAAGCCCGATGCAGTTATATGCTGGGGTGTTGGGCCCGCTCCCGCCATCGTTGCCAGAAACGCAAAGCAGCTAGGCATCGACAACCTATATATGACTCAGGGTGTTGCTTCGAAAAAGTTCATCAACCTTGCCGGTGATGCAGCAGAGGGAATTAAGCTCACCGCAGGCAGGCTCATGGTTGCAGAGCAGCTTGAGGAGGGTGACAAATACAAAGATGTTCTCATCGACTATAAGAACGCCTATGAGAAGAAGTTTGACGATTCCGTAAGCGTCTTCGGCGGCCACGCCTACGATGCGTTCCATCTCTTCAAGATCGCCTACGAAAAGGCAAACGGCAATATGGACAAATTCCTTGAGGAGCTTGAGTCTATTAAGGGGTTCATAGGCATAGCGGGCGAATTTAATATGACCCCCGAGGATCATACAGGTCTATCCAAGGATGCCTTCGTAATAGTAGAGATTCAAAACGGAGACTTCGTTCTTGTGGAATAGTATAAAAGGCTGATGTCGTGAGGTATTTGAGTTTCCTGAAAATTTATCAAATATTTTATTGACATCAGCCCGTTATTTTCGTTATAACTGTCTTCCGTCGCAAGGACGGCAACCTTTTGGGAAGCACCTGATTTGGTGTTCATGGAAGGTAGATTTGTTTGAAAGCAGGGTGAGTTTGGTTCCGTTGGCCGATAAGTTGGCCGGGAGTCTTGTTAAGGGTGTTCACCATTGGTGACGCATCCGAAAGAGAGCAGGCCTCGTTAAGGGATATAAGAACTTACCGATAGGTATAATCCATTCCAGCCGGAGATGTTCCGGCGGTTCGATTTCAATGATAATACATCAGGACGGTGAAACCGTTTCCAGGTATGAGCGTTGAAACGGGCTTGGAACGAGGTTAAAAACTTTTTTAAAAAAAGTGATTGACTTCGCGGCTGAGATTGGTTATAACTTCCTTCCGCTCACGAGAGCGGGAGGGATAACAGAGCAAGTTAAACGTTGTTTGACAATAGAATAGGCCGGTCCGAGAAAAGGGAAAAAGATATAACTGAGTTTGGACGGAGAGTTTGATCCTGGCTCAGAACGAACGCTGGCGGCGTGCTTAACACATGCAAGTCAAGGGGAAAGCACCTTCGGGTGTGATTACACTGGCGCACGGGTGAGTAACGCGTGAGGAACCTGCCCCGGAGAGAGGGATAACAACTCGAAAGAGTT encodes:
- a CDS encoding ABC transporter substrate-binding protein, producing MKRIILVVAAMLFSSFAFAGTVKLGALFAVTGPAGYLGMPEKQTLEMLVEEANAQGGINGDKIELVFYDTQGMENRTLNYFKRLVTKDKVSAIIGPTRTGSTLVIKDMAERYKVPLISCAASRKIVEPVSKYVYKTPQSDIQVAEKLYEYLVSKNKTKIAIITAQSGYGETGKQALIDIAEEYPVDIIIQEKFNDTDKDMTAQLAKIKEAKPDAVICWGVGPAPAIVARNAKQLGIDNLYMTQGVASKKFINLAGDAAEGIKLTAGRLMVAEQLEEGDKYKDVLIDYKNAYEKKFDDSVSVFGGHAYDAFHLFKIAYEKANGNMDKFLEELESIKGFIGIAGEFNMTPEDHTGLSKDAFVIVEIQNGDFVLVE